The window CAAAGATTACGGCACTACCGCCGTTGCTCGTATGGCCTATTCCTTCGGGGCGCTGCCCACGCGAAATTTTTCCTCCGGGAATTTCGAGCAGATGGAGAACATCAGCGGCGAGACGTTGCGGCAGACCATCCTCGACCGCGCCAAGCAGAATATCCCCGGCAGCGAGGCCGCGCCGTCGCACGCCTGTATGCCTGGCTGCACAATCCAAAGCTCCAACATTTTTGCCGACGCCAATGGCAAGTGTATTGTCTCCCCGCTTGAATACGAGACGATTGCATTGATGGGCACGAACCTGGGAATCGGCAACCTGGAACACATCGCTCGCCTGAACGCGGCTGCCGACGACCTCGGAATCGATACGATCGAAATTGGCGCCACCCTGGGGGTTGCCGCTGAGGCGGGGCTGATGAAATTCGGAGACTGGGAGCGCGCCCTGGAGCTGATCGATGAAATCCGCCGCGGCACGCCCCTGGGACGCATCCTCGGTAATGGCGCCGGGATCACCGGTAAAGTGTTCGGGGTCGACCGTGTCCCGGTGGTGAAAAACCAGGCGATGAGCGGCTACGAGCCGCGCGCCATCAAGGGCACTGGTATTACCTACGCCACCACACCTCAAGGAGCCGATCACACGTCCGGGTTGACGATCCGCGATAAGGTGGATCACCTCAATCCCAAGGGCCAGGTCGAGCTCTCCCGCAACAAGCAGATCGCTATGGCCGGCTTCGATAGTCTCGGCGCATGCATCTTTGCCGGCTTTGGCTTCTCGCTGGTTCCGCAGGTGATTTCCGAATTTATAAATACGCGTTACGGTTGGGGCGTCCCGGTGACCTTCCTGCAGGATCTCGGTAAAGAATCGCTCAAGCTGGAACGCGAGTTCAATCGCCTGGCCGGTTTCACCTCCGCCGACGATCGTTTACCGGAGTTCATGACGCGGGAGCCGCTGCCGCCGCTCAACCCGGTTTTCGATGTGTCGGAGGAAGACCTGGATAGCGTGTTCAACTGGTAAGCCGTCCGGCAGCGGGTATGATCGTTAACCTTCACTTGCACACCCTTCTGCAGCGCCCCTCACCAAATGGGTTGATCCGCCAGCTCGAAGTGGAATTACCTCCGGGCGCCACCTTGGAGGAACTGCTCACGCGCGAGGGGATTGTCATTGATTCTGAAAATTATCTATTGGTGGTCAACAGCCGCAACGTCGAGCCGGATCAGGTATTGAAGGATGGCGATGAGGTTGATTTGATCCCGGCCATTTCCGGCGGATAGCGGCTCGCTGAAACCCGATTCGCAAAGATCAAATTCGGATCGGCGGACACTCTGAAATTCGTAGAGCGGAGTTTTCTCCAGCGTCTCGTCGAAGTTGAGCAGCCCGGCATTGTGTGCCTCAATCAGGACGCCTAACGTTCCAGTTACCTTCAAGTGGCGACGCTCGGCTTCTGTCCGTCCTGCCAGATCATCGATGAGTACGGCGCCAGCCCGGAGCGATTCCTCTAGAGACAGGGCGGCCGCCTCTGCTGGATCAAGAAGTTGTAGTGATGGGTCGAAACCAGGGTCTGGCTGACACAGACAAGACACGAGCAAAGACAAAGATAAAGGTGAGGAACAAGCTTCCGCTGGCCAACTGCTTCTCATTTCGATAAGCCCACGGTCGATATCTTACGCCGCTCGAACTGGAACATGGAGAGCTATAGGGACGCACATCTGGATTCCTGAATTTCTGAGGGAAGACCTTCTCCCCGGAGCGGATGCATTCCTCCCGAAAGGGGAAGGGAGTGGAAGAGCCCGTCCGACATGACCGGTTTAAAAGTCCATACAATATGTCTCGGCGGTCCGTTCCCTGGTTTGATTGCGGAGGCCTATGGCATGTTTGCCGATGGACAGCGCCACTCACCAACGTTGACCCCGCCGATAGAAGGCGGTCCTTCTTGGATTAATTCGGAACGTTACACGATTGTCGCTAAGGCCGAAGGCGACCCCAGTGAGGGTCTGATGATCGGGCCGATGCTGCAAGGGGTGCTCGAAGACCGCTTCAAGTTGAAGGTTCATCACGAAGTCCGTGAAATCCCCGTGTATGCTCTGACAATCAGCAAGAACGGATCGAAACTTAGCGGGGTCGAAGGTCCGGCATGCGTGCCCGTGGCCGGCAAGCCCTGCTTGTCCGGAATGCGGTTCCAGGGTCACAACCTTGTATTGCATTTGCGCGGCACCCTAGCGCAGTTCGCAGAGACACTCGCCGCGAGCTTAGATCGGCCCATCGTAAACAAGACAGGTCTTAGCGGAACCTTTGATCTCCATCTGGAATTCGCCATTGACCAAGCCACTGCACCGGCGTTCCAAGCATTGGCGGGCACGGCCGATCCGTCCGGTGGTACATCCATTTTCACGGCGATCCAAGAGCAGCTCGGCTTGAAACTGGAGCCCTCCAAGGGGCCGGGCGACTTCCTCGTCATTGACAGTGTCGACAGGCCATCGGAGAACTGACGCCCGGGACGCCTGTGACGGCGCTTCGATTATCTCTTTTTTTCAGTAACAAAGAACGAGTAGAGAGAAACCATATGCGAATGGCGTCACGGGATCATTGCCGCGATGGCGATCAAGCTAACAATGAGAGCGACCCTGGTAAAACGGTGACAGATAACAATTTCGCTTTGCGAAATTGCTCTCTGCCACCGTTTTACAGCCGAGTTGTTATCCGTTTATTCGAGAACCGCTGGTGATCGTCGCGAAGCGCCGAGATGTCGTCCGGCTTCTGGAACAGAACCGCTGCGAGTTTCTTTGCGAGTGCGCAATCACACGATTTACCTGCACCAGCCGAAGCTGAGGCTTCATTGAAATGAGCTGGCGCGGAACGCGTTTATTGCGGTTTGAATCCGATCTTATCCTTGATCGCATCAGGCAGATGCCTCAGGAGTTCATCGTGCTGCATCAGCAGCGCCACGATTTGCGAGTATCGACGGTCCGATTCTTCCTTCAATTCGTTGTACCGGCGGTTGATATTCGCCATTTCCGAAACAAACTGGGCTTGGGCTTGGAGGAGTGCTGCAACTGCGGCTTCGAGATTTACTGTGCTTCCGTTTCTTCTGAACATCCTGACTCCATTATAGGTCGCCTACGGTCGCTTTCACGGTGTTCCCGTCAGTGGCGTCTGCAGGCGCCGGTCCTATCTCAAAACCTGAGTTCCCCGCGAGTTACGTAGTGTATCGCAGTGCAAAGTCCGAACTTTCAGCGATAATTCAGTCGCGTTTTCCCGCGTTTTGCCGATTTCCCTGACTGCTCAATGTCACCTCTTTTCGCAGGAGCTCAACGGCGTGCGTATCGCCTGGCCGGTGACAGCATCGAGCTCTGTACGACGATACCGACCACAATCAGCAGGATGAACAAAATGGAACGACTCGTTTGCGACAGCACGATCGCGGTCGCGATGAAGCGTGCCCCGACGACCGACGAAAAAAGGATCAGAGCCCAATCAAAGAGTGCCAGAAACAAAATCGCACCGAGAATGCCGCCGACAATGAATACGACTTGAGTATTGGTGACGTGCATGGAGAGAAGTGTGTATACGCGGATGGCAAACCATCCACCCGCCAGAAAACCGGACACTGCGATCGCGAGCTTCTGGAGCAGAAATGCAAGCAGCGCTCCTATAAGCCCCAATACAACAGCAATGATCAGCGTGACCATCGGTGCCGGTTGATGGATGATTTGCGGGGCAAGTTCGACACCCGCGGCAAACCCGATTGCAGCAACAAATAACCAGAACAGCTTGCGGCCGAGAAGCAGTATGGCTATGCCTATCAGAAGTCCGACCGTTGGGATCGACAGGTTGATCATACTCGTCCATTTTGGCTACGCTTACGCTACTAAAGACAAGGGGAATTTAGCCACAAAAGGCACAAAGGGGCACAAAAGCATCTATGCAGAAGTATCACATGTTGATCGACGGCGAATGGCTCAATGCGGCGTCCGGAGAGTTTTTCGAATCGATCAATCCATTTACGGCACAGCCCTGGGCTCTCATTCCTCGCGGGGCGAAGGCGGATGTGGAGCACGCCGTCGCTGCGGCAAAGAAGGCATTCTATGGAAAAGATTGGCATGGTCTGACGGCGAGTACACGAGGAGCATTGTTGCGGCGGCTGGCGGATTTGCTGGCGGCCGAGGCGGACCGGCTTGCCGAAATCGAGACTACGGACAATGGCAAGCTGCTCTCTGAGATGCGCGTTCAACTTCAGTACGTGCCGAAGTGGTTTCACTATTTCGCGGGGCTGGCGGACAAAATCGAAGGACGTGTTCTACCGAGCGATAAGCCGGGCTTTTTCAATTTTACTCGTGAAGAGCCGCTCGGTGTGGTGGCTGCAATCACGCCGTGGAACTCTCCGCTGCTGCTGGCGACCTGGAAGCTGGCGCCTGCGCTGGCCGCGGGTAACACGGTAGTGTTGAAGCCTTCGGAGCATTCATCGGTGTCTGCGCTGGTTTTCGGGGAATTGTTCGAGAAGGCAGGATTCCCGCCGGGTGTTGTGAATATCGTTACCGGATTCGGCGGGGAAGTCGGCGAGCCGCTTATCGCTCATCCTGATGTCGCAAAGGTGGCGTTCACTGGAGGCGACCGGACGGGGCAGGCCGTTTACGAACAGGCGGCGCGCGGAATCAAGCGGGTGACCCTGGAGCTCGGCGGCAAATCGGCGAACATCGTTTTCGATGATGCGGATCTTGAAGCTGCGGTGAACGGCGTCGTCGCCGGCATCTTTGCCGCGACCGGCCAGACCTGCATCGCCGGATCACGCGCGCTCATTCACCGTCCGATCTTCGAGGCGTTTGCAGACCGCCTGGTGAACCTCGCGCGATCCGCGCGCATGGGCAACCCGCTGGACCTCTCGACGCAAGTCGGGCCCATCACCACGCATCCTCAATACGAGAAGGTCCTGGATTACATGAATGTCGCGAAAGGCGAGGGCGCGGTATGCGTGCTCGGCGGCGGTCCGGCGAAGCGTCCGGAATGCGGAACGGGATGGTTCGTGGAACCGACGATCTTCACCGGCGTCCGGCCGGAAATGCGTATCGCCAATGAAGAGGTCTTCGGTCCGCTCCTGTCGCTCATTCCGTTCGACGACGAAGAGGAAGCCATCCGCATCGCGAACTCGACGATTTACGGACTCGCCGCAGGCGTCTGGACCAGCAGCATCCGCCGCGCTTTAACGATGTCTGAACGTCTGGAGGCCGGAACCGTGTGGGTAAACTGCTATCGCGTTACGAGTTATATGACGCCGTTCGGAGGCTACAAACGATCCGGTTTCGGCAGGGAAGGCGGGATGGAAGCGATTCGCGAGTACCTGCAGACGAAGGCTGTGTGGATCGATATTTCCGGCACGACGCAAAATCCGTTCGGTCTTCGGTAGAAGGGAAATTAGCCACAAAAAGCACAAAAAGCACAAAAAGCACAAAAGGCACATAAGGGATTCCCTCATGTGCCTTTTGTGCTTTTTGTGCTAATTTCCCTTTTTTAACTGCGGACGTATACCGCTTTTTGA is drawn from Terriglobia bacterium and contains these coding sequences:
- a CDS encoding aldehyde ferredoxin oxidoreductase C-terminal domain-containing protein; this encodes MATGDHESTTNTPLVWRVNVRTRTCTREAIPESWLRLGGRALIARILVDEVPGTCEPLGPYNKLLFCPGLLVGHMLSACDRLSIGGKSPLTGGVKEANAGGTTGLQMVYLGIKTLIIEDMPAEPGWWVLHLSAHGARFDKAEDGASEHGVVGLGVHDAAHRLLEKYGSNVALSLIGQGGEMKLCAAGIQNLDKDHRPSRIAARGGLGAVMGTKGLKAIVFDASEGQKPHVVDPEGFKNAQKAYTKAVIEHPQSRVYKDYGTTAVARMAYSFGALPTRNFSSGNFEQMENISGETLRQTILDRAKQNIPGSEAAPSHACMPGCTIQSSNIFADANGKCIVSPLEYETIALMGTNLGIGNLEHIARLNAAADDLGIDTIEIGATLGVAAEAGLMKFGDWERALELIDEIRRGTPLGRILGNGAGITGKVFGVDRVPVVKNQAMSGYEPRAIKGTGITYATTPQGADHTSGLTIRDKVDHLNPKGQVELSRNKQIAMAGFDSLGACIFAGFGFSLVPQVISEFINTRYGWGVPVTFLQDLGKESLKLEREFNRLAGFTSADDRLPEFMTREPLPPLNPVFDVSEEDLDSVFNW
- a CDS encoding MoaD/ThiS family protein, with the protein product MIVNLHLHTLLQRPSPNGLIRQLEVELPPGATLEELLTREGIVIDSENYLLVVNSRNVEPDQVLKDGDEVDLIPAISGG
- a CDS encoding TIGR03435 family protein; the protein is MTGLKVHTICLGGPFPGLIAEAYGMFADGQRHSPTLTPPIEGGPSWINSERYTIVAKAEGDPSEGLMIGPMLQGVLEDRFKLKVHHEVREIPVYALTISKNGSKLSGVEGPACVPVAGKPCLSGMRFQGHNLVLHLRGTLAQFAETLAASLDRPIVNKTGLSGTFDLHLEFAIDQATAPAFQALAGTADPSGGTSIFTAIQEQLGLKLEPSKGPGDFLVIDSVDRPSEN
- a CDS encoding DUF4203 domain-containing protein, translating into MINLSIPTVGLLIGIAILLLGRKLFWLFVAAIGFAAGVELAPQIIHQPAPMVTLIIAVVLGLIGALLAFLLQKLAIAVSGFLAGGWFAIRVYTLLSMHVTNTQVVFIVGGILGAILFLALFDWALILFSSVVGARFIATAIVLSQTSRSILFILLIVVGIVVQSSMLSPARRYARR
- a CDS encoding aldehyde dehydrogenase, translated to MQKYHMLIDGEWLNAASGEFFESINPFTAQPWALIPRGAKADVEHAVAAAKKAFYGKDWHGLTASTRGALLRRLADLLAAEADRLAEIETTDNGKLLSEMRVQLQYVPKWFHYFAGLADKIEGRVLPSDKPGFFNFTREEPLGVVAAITPWNSPLLLATWKLAPALAAGNTVVLKPSEHSSVSALVFGELFEKAGFPPGVVNIVTGFGGEVGEPLIAHPDVAKVAFTGGDRTGQAVYEQAARGIKRVTLELGGKSANIVFDDADLEAAVNGVVAGIFAATGQTCIAGSRALIHRPIFEAFADRLVNLARSARMGNPLDLSTQVGPITTHPQYEKVLDYMNVAKGEGAVCVLGGGPAKRPECGTGWFVEPTIFTGVRPEMRIANEEVFGPLLSLIPFDDEEEAIRIANSTIYGLAAGVWTSSIRRALTMSERLEAGTVWVNCYRVTSYMTPFGGYKRSGFGREGGMEAIREYLQTKAVWIDISGTTQNPFGLR